GCCTTGCTCGATCCACAACGCCGGGCCACGGCGTCACAGGTCAGCCGCTCGTAGCCCTCCTCGATCAGGAGGTCCTGCGTGGCCCGCAGTAGGGCGGCTCGAACGCCCGTGTCCAGCGGGCGACCGGCAGGGCGTGGGGAGGCCGTCATGCTTGACAGCATAGCATTCCATACGATACGGTTCCGTATCGAAACTATTTCGTTTCGATATAGGACGGTCCGACCTTCACGGAGGGGCGTTCGTCTTGAAGGAGAAGCGCCATGAACGAGCAGGTCCGCGCCACACCCTCCCTCACCACCCTTCAGGACGCCCCCGCGTACTGGCAGGTCGGCATCCTGTGGGCCATGCTCACCACCGGGGAGCAGACGGGAGGAACGTACTCCCTGATATGGGAACTGTGCCCCCGCGGCTCTGGTCCCACACCCCACTTCCACGACCAGGACGAGCAGTTCTACGTTCTGGAGGGCGAGATCACCTACCTGGCGGACGGCCAGGAACTCCGGGCCACGGCAGGATCGTTCGTCCTGATTCCGCGGGGCACGGTCCACTCCTTCCGGGTGGATTCCGAGACGGCGACCCTGCTCAACTCCTACACCCCGGCGGGCTTCGAGCGGGTGATCACCGAACTGGGCGAACCCGCCGGGGCGCGCACCCTCCCGCCGCCCCATCCGCACCCTCCGGTCAGTCCCGATCAGATGGAAAAGGCCCAGCAGCTTTTCCGGGAAGTCGGCATGCACCTCGTCCACGGGCCGGACGTGCTGCGCGAAGACCGGGCCGCTGAGACCACCAGCGGCTGACGCGCCGCCCCATTCACCCCATCTCTCCCCGGAGGCCGGATGACCACTTCCATCGAACCGACGACCCTGATCGAACCGTTTCACCTCGCCATTCCCGAGGAACACCTCGCCGATCTGCGCGCCCGTCTGGCCCGGACCCGCTGGCCGGAACAGGAAACCGTGCCCGACACCAGCCAGGGCCCCCAGTTGGCGAAGGTTCAGGCGCTGATCGAGCACTGGCAGCACCGCTACGACTGGCGACGCTGCGAAGCCCTGCTCAACGGCCTGGGCCAGTTCCGCACCACCATCGACGGGCTGGACCTTCATTTCCTGCACGTCCGCTCGCCCGAGCAAGGCGCGCTGCCCCTGCTCATGACGCACGGCTGGCCCGGTTCGGTGCTGGAGTTCCGCAAGGTGGTCGGCCCGCTCACCGACCCGGCGGCCCACGGGGGCGACCCTCGGCAGGCCTTTCACCTGGTCATCCCCTCGCTGCCCGGCTTCGGGTTCTCGGGGAAGCCGACCGGGACCGGCTGGGGGGTCCCGCGCATTGCCCGGGCCTGGATCACCCTGATGGACCGCCTCGGCTATGGGCGCTGGGGGGCCCAGGGCGGGGACTGGGGCAGCGCGGTCACCGCGGCCATCGGGCGCCTGGCCCCGGCGGGATGTGTGGGGCTGCACTTCAACTTCGTGATGTTCCAGCCGACCCCGCAGGAGGTAGCCGAGGCGACCCCGGAAGAACAGGCGATGATCGCCAGCGCCCGGTATTACGCGGACGTGCTCTCCGGCTATGCCAAGGAGCAGGCCACGCGCCCGCAGACCATCGGGTACTCGCTCGCAGATTCCCCGGTGGGGCTGGCGTCGTGGATCTACGCGATGTCTCAGGACGTGTCCGACAGCGGGGGGAACGCGGAGGCGGTGTTCAGCCTCGACGAGCTGCTCGACGACATCATGCTCTACTGGCTGCCCAGCACCGGTGCCTCGTCTGCGCGGCTGTACTGGGAAGCGGCGCAGGCCGGAAGGGCGGGACCACCCTCTCCCGAGAAGATCACCGTTCCGGCGGGGTTCAGCATGTTTCCCCGCGAGATCATCCGCACGTCAAAGCGCTGGGCCGAACGCCGCTACAGCCACGTCATCCACTTCAACGAGCTGGACCGGGGCGGGCACTTCGCGGCGCTGGAGCAGCCGGAGCTGTTCGTTCAGGAAGTGCGGGCGAGTTTCAGCCACGTCCGCTGATCCCAGCCGCTGACGCGGGGGAACAGTGTCTCCGCGTCGGCCCCACCTTCTTCTAAGGAGCACCTGTTCTGATGATCACCTCTGACTTTCCCGTCCCCCTCCGCATGGACGGCCTGAGCCTGCCCGTCGCCGACGTGGCGGTGTCCGTCGCCTTTTACACCCGGCTGGGCTTCAGCGTCGAACTCACCGACCCCTCGGGCAAGGGCTTCGCGCTTCTCAGGATCGACGGCGGGACCATCGGCCTCCAGCGGCACAAGGGCGAGGACGCGCCGAGGGTCCGCGACGGCATCCACGTGGAGCTGAGCACCGGGGACCTGGACGGCCTGTACGCCTGGATGCAACAGGCGGGCATCCCGGTCGAGAAACCGCCGCATGACCGGCCCTGGGAGCGGGTGATGGTCCTGCGCGACCCGGACGGCTTCCGGGTGGAGGTCTCCCAGGGCGAGCGCGGGCGCAACCGTCCGCAATAGGACGGCCCGACTCCTCACTGGGCGAGGGTCGGGGCGGCGTGCGACCCGCGGTGCTCCTCCAGTTCCTGCACGGTAAAGCGGGCCACGTCGATGTGGGTCGCCTGCCGACCCCCGGCGGGGTCGAACCACCCCTCACAAGGAAAGCACGGCTCCGGCCAGCCGCAGACCGGGGAGGTATCCGCGGTCCGCCACCAGAACCCCGCCGTTCGTCTCCGGATGCAGAACGTCGGGAACGTTCCGGGCCGGGGCAGCGGCCTCTTTGCCGGAATTTTGCCGCGTAGAAAGCACCCTCCGCGCCCTGCCTTCCTCTGCGGCGGTGCGGGAGGCTGCTCCACCTCTGGTGGGTCAGCTCCGTGGTCCCCCGGGTCACGTCCTCCACCGGGCCAGGGTTCAGTCGGTGGAGCCGCACCACGTGGCCGGTCAGGGCCGTGCGGGTCACGGTGACGGTCCGCTCGCCCGCCCAGTGCGCCCGGGTCCGGGAGGTGGAGTCGGCGGGTACCCGCGACTGGTCACCCATCAGGGAGAGGCGGGCGACGTTGGGTTCGTCGTGGCTGTCCCCTCGCCGCCGACCGAGGCGGAGGGGCACCACCCCGTCGGGAGCCGGGGCGTCCTGGGCCCGGGTCTTCTTCCCGGCCGGACCGTACACGCGCCGAGAACCGGGTGGGGGAGAGGAGGGGGCGGCTCACGGTGGAGAGAGGGTCACCGCACGTTCTCCAGTGCCCCTACACCGCTCAGGGCGTGGAGCACCCCGGGGTGGAGCCAAGACCCGGGAATCCTCCCCGGGGGAGACCAGGGGCGCCCGGCCGCACCCTTGCCACCTGACGATCACGAGCAGCCGATGGAGACGCCGCACGTCCCTTCCGTTGAAGTGGGCGGGTCCACCCCCGGGCCTCCTGTGGGGCCCAACCCTCCGCCCGCGGCGCGCCGGTCCGCGCCCCGGGGTCAGCCCCCCTCGAGCGGGCGGAAGTCGAACTCCTGGACACGCGTTCCGAAGAGGGTCTGGAACAAGCTCCGGGCCAGGTCGACGGCGAGCTGCTGCACCTCGACCTGCTTGCTCTCCTGCGCGTCCAGATAGAGCACCGTGGGAAAGGTGGACAGGTAGAGCAGCAGCTCGCTGTACATCTGCTTGTCGGCGTCGCCGAGGTCCGCGAAGCCGGGGCTGGAGGCGAGCGCCAGGGCCATCTTGCGCCGGAAGTTGCCCACATAGTCCACCTTCCCGCCAAGTTGGCCTGGCTTCGCCTCCAGCGCGTGCCCCGGCTGGGCGAGGGCCACCT
This genomic stretch from Deinococcus aestuarii harbors:
- a CDS encoding cupin domain-containing protein, whose product is MNEQVRATPSLTTLQDAPAYWQVGILWAMLTTGEQTGGTYSLIWELCPRGSGPTPHFHDQDEQFYVLEGEITYLADGQELRATAGSFVLIPRGTVHSFRVDSETATLLNSYTPAGFERVITELGEPAGARTLPPPHPHPPVSPDQMEKAQQLFREVGMHLVHGPDVLREDRAAETTSG
- a CDS encoding epoxide hydrolase family protein, with the protein product MTTSIEPTTLIEPFHLAIPEEHLADLRARLARTRWPEQETVPDTSQGPQLAKVQALIEHWQHRYDWRRCEALLNGLGQFRTTIDGLDLHFLHVRSPEQGALPLLMTHGWPGSVLEFRKVVGPLTDPAAHGGDPRQAFHLVIPSLPGFGFSGKPTGTGWGVPRIARAWITLMDRLGYGRWGAQGGDWGSAVTAAIGRLAPAGCVGLHFNFVMFQPTPQEVAEATPEEQAMIASARYYADVLSGYAKEQATRPQTIGYSLADSPVGLASWIYAMSQDVSDSGGNAEAVFSLDELLDDIMLYWLPSTGASSARLYWEAAQAGRAGPPSPEKITVPAGFSMFPREIIRTSKRWAERRYSHVIHFNELDRGGHFAALEQPELFVQEVRASFSHVR
- a CDS encoding VOC family protein, with protein sequence MITSDFPVPLRMDGLSLPVADVAVSVAFYTRLGFSVELTDPSGKGFALLRIDGGTIGLQRHKGEDAPRVRDGIHVELSTGDLDGLYAWMQQAGIPVEKPPHDRPWERVMVLRDPDGFRVEVSQGERGRNRPQ
- a CDS encoding DUF6683 family protein, whose product is MGRHPEVELPVDNVARSLGYAFASLYQVALAQPGHALEAKPGQLGGKVDYVGNFRRKMALALASSPGFADLGDADKQMYSELLLYLSTFPTVLYLDAQESKQVEVQQLAVDLARSLFQTLFGTRVQEFDFRPLEGG